A window of Methylomonas sp. 11b genomic DNA:
AACAATGGGGCCTGTGTTTGGCTTTTCGCCTTCAGGCACCAACATCAATAACCCTTTTCATTTTACAGAAGCACCCGCCATCACTCAGTTTAATACATTCGGTTATACACAACCTTGGTTTGGAGTATATGGCCAAGACCAAATTGAACTGCCCTATCATCTACATTTATTGGCCGGGTTGCGCTATGACAATGCCGAAACCGGTGGCGATTCGGCTTTCGGTGCTTTTGGAGACAACACCAAAATCATTAATCCGACTATTACCGATGATCGCGTTTCGCCCCGAGGCGGCATACTTTGGCAAGCATTACCTGAGCTATCGCTCTACGGCAGCTATACCGAAAACTTTGGCGCCTCTAACGCCGCTTATGTTACTCAAAATGGAGAACGCTTATCGCCTCAAACGGCACAACAATGGGAGACCGGGGTAAAAACTGAATTATTCGATGGCCGTTTCACAGGGACTCTAGCGTACTATGATTTGAAGAAACAAAATTTACCCATGCAGGTAACACAAGCAGGCAACTCTTTTCGAGCTGTCGGCGAAGCAGAAAGTCGCGGTATCGAGCTAGATTTTAGCGGAGAAATTCTGCCTGGGTGGCGGGTGATAGGCGCTTATTCCTATATGCCGTTTGCCAAGACATTGAAGGACTCCGAGACAGCCGGCACAATCGGAAAACGCCTACATAATGCTCCTGAACATAACGGTAATTTATGGACTACCTATGAATTTCAAGATGCTAGCCTGCATGGGTTAAAACTAGGAGCTGGCTTGCAAGCTGTCAGCCGTCGCGAGATTGGTTTCACTGAATCCATCAAAGCACCTGGCTATGCAACACTGAATCTGATGGCTAGTAAACTTTGGAAAGTCTGCGATACTCGTGTCACAGCCCAAATAAATGCCGATAACCTGCTCGATAAAACCTATCTGGGTGGGCTCTACACCTTTGGAACAGCAGTTTACGGCGCGCCAAGAACATTCGTTGGTTCTATTAAAATTGAATATTAATATTTACCATAGATTCAACAATATCAACTCGGTAAGTTGGGTTTGCGTAGGTTGGGGTGAGGCACGAACCCCAACATTGATGGCATTCAAATGACCAATGGCTTTATTTTCTCGTTGCCGATGGTGTGCTGGTGGTTTTATGGCTGTCGTTTTGGGGGTTCCTGTCGTCTCGGCAATCGCTCCCTGCATGCCCTGCCTGCTGCATGACTCAGAGGGATATGAGGAATGCAGATATTGCAGGAGCAAATGTCTGTCCATGCACCCAAGCCCAACCCTGTTTATAGCAATCCATGGCGTCCAATTTCGGGACGTTAGGCTGTGTCGGGCCTGATTTTCGCTGGAAGACATGGACTTCATGCCTTGTAGCCTGGAGTGAATGGTGTTTTGCGATTCACGAAAGCTTCGTTAGCTTGGGTGTATACCAAAATGCCTTGGCTGCAAGGCTTTTAGCCTGATTCGCAAGGCTGTGGTGGTTCGCTCCCAAGCTAAAATGCGAGGGTGTAAGAATTTTTGTGTAAACGGCCCTGAGGTAGGAAACGAGGGTGTAAGAATTTTTGTGTAAACGGCCCTGAGGTAGGAAACTACCGATCCTGACAAGGAGGAAACCATGACCGTATCATCAAAAGCCATACCGGATGACCTACTCGACGCCTTGATGTCGCACTATCAAAAACCCGAGGACCTGATCGGTGCCAATGGTCTGCTGAAGCAGTTGACCAAAGCGATAGTCGAACGGGCCCTGGAAGCGGAAATGACCGCGCACTTGGGCCAAGTGTAAGCATGAGGCGGTGACCAACGCCAGCAGCAATGCCCGAAACGGCAAAAGCCGGAAAACGCTGAAAGGTGACTTCGGCGACTTGCCTATCGAGATTCCCCGCGACCGTCATGGCGAATTCGAACCGCAGATCATTCCTAAGCATCAACGGCGCTGGACCGGTTTCGACGATAAGATCATTTCGTTATATGCCCGAGGACTGACGGTACGGGAAATCCAAGCCCATTTATTCGAGCTTTACGGCACCGAGGTATCCCCCACCTTGATTTCCTCGGTGACCGACGCGGTACTCGAAGAGGTGGGCGTCTGGCAAAGCCGCCCGCTGGATCCGATTTACCCGATTGTGTACCTCGACTGTCTGCATACCAAAGTGCGCGATAGTGGCAGCGTGCGGGTCAAGGCCGTCTATCTGGCCATCGGTGTCAATCTGGACGGCCACAAAGAAGTGCTGGGGCTGTGGATTGCCCAAAGCGAAGGCGCCAAATTTTGGTTGCAAGTGGTCACCGAGCTCAAGAACCGTGGCGTCAACGACATCTTTATCGCCTGTGTCGATGGTCTGAAGGGATTTCCGGAGGCTATCGAAACCGTGTTTCCCAAAGCGGCCGTTCAACTGTGTATTGTCCACTTGGTCCGTCATAGCCTCAACTATGTCAGCTACAAAAGGCGCCAGTCGGTTGCCGACGACCTCAAGCAGATTTATCGAGCCGCAACGGCGAGGGAAGCCGAGCAAAAGCTGACCGAATTCGAGGCCAACTGGCTGGAGACCTATCCCACGATCGCCCCCATCTGGCGACGAAACTGGGGGCACATCATCCCTTTTTTTGACTATCCGCCCGAGATTCGCAAGGTGATCTACACCACCAATACCATCGAATCGGTGAATCGAAGTCTGAGAAAAATCATGAAAAACCGCGCGGTCTTCCCCAGTGATGACGCCTTGTCCAAACTGCTCTATTTGGCGTTGCGCAATATCAGCCAAAATTGGACCATGCCCGTCTACGATTGGAAAGCCGCTTTGAATCGGTTTAGTATTCAGTTCGAAGATCGCTTCCCTAGCCATTAAACCAAACTACCGTTTACACAAAATTTGGGACACTCCCTCTGCACGCCATCGGTTAGGGTTCTGTAAAGGATAAGGTATTTGCCCGATATAAAATACCGTAGCTCTGGTGCAATATCCGGGCGTTAGCGACCCTTCTGCGGATTGTCCGCCAGCATGATGAAACGATGTTCCATGTCATCCAATACTCTATCAGCCGCAGGGGGATTGTCTTGGGCAATGTAGAGCCATATTTCAATTAAATCCTCTTCTGATTGAGCCGTACGCTGAACGATACCCATGGATAGTTTGCCGTACTATTTAGCGGATGATGCAAGGCGTTTTCTGGCTTCCATTTTAATGGCATCCATATCGGTAAATTTTCCAGAGCCACTATCAATACCTGCCTGCCAAAGACTTTTCAGAACTTGAAGTTCACTTTGCTGCAATGACCGATTAGTTTTCCAGTCACGCAATGCTTCACGGATGAGTTCGCTGGAACTGGCGTATACACCACTTTCAACACATTGCCGCACAATAGCAGCCATTTCGGGTGTTAGAGCGATAGATGTTTTTTCGAGGTTGGTCATGTTTATTACCTCTAGGGATGTTGGTAGTAATGTTTCACACTATCCGCAAATCATTCTTGAGCACCTACCGATTTTGGGTTCCGGTCGGCAACCTACGCTCTGTTGGCTAGATCCATACGCTGATTCCTCGCAAGTTTGGATGGTGCGAATAGTCCAAGCCCTTAATAGATCGCGTTTTAGCAAATTCCCTTTGGGCTTCTTACGAATTTACTCTGCTACGGATGTTAGACCCTAACCGAATTGCCATCAAAGTTTAAGACTGGCTTTTAAATACAACACAGCCAACAGCAAATACACCACAAAGCTCAAACCCAACAGCCAGGGCTTGCCTTTAGGCCTAGCCCACGCCGGCAGATGCGGCGGCAGCATTTTGTGGTTGATCAAATACAACGCCACCGGAAACATGATAGTGCCGCCAAAGCCGATGATGGCGCTGGTCAGGATCAGCGGGCCGGGGGCGTCGAGTTGCATGGTCAGCGAAGTGATGACGGTCAACAAACCCAGGAAGATGTAATACCAGCGGCGGGCCGGCAGGCGGCGGCTTTTCGGAAACAGCGTCAGCACGATGTCGGCCTGGATGCGGCTGACCGCGTCGGCCGTGGCCAGCCAGGTGTCGGTCAAAAACGCCGCCGCCACCACTAAAAACAGCAGACGGCCGATCTCGCCCCAACTCACCGCGAAAAATTGGCTCTGCACTACCGCAAGTTCGTACTCCTGCGGCAGCAAGCCTTTCGGAAACAGCAAAGCATAAGCCAGCAAGCAGGTCATCAATGTGGTGAGTAGATTGCCGATAATGCCGACGAGAATGTCAGCGCTCAAAAATCGCCGCCAAGTTGACCAGTTTTTCGCGCTTTCAGCTTCGTCTTGCGGTAGAAAACCGTCGCTGAGCACCGCTTCTTCGGCGCCGCCCAAACCGGTGATGCGGCCGACTAGGCCGGCCATCCCCGCGCCCTTGTCGCGTAGCCAGTAGGAATAAAACAAAATCCAGAAACCGCCCAGACCGGCGAAAGTGATCGCAGTCAATAACTTGCTGGCATCGCCGCTTTCCCAGGGACGCGGCATCTCGCCGACCGGGCCGAGCAGGCCGAGGCTAAACGCCGGCAGCGCCTTAAGCACATCGCTTTGCAGGCAGGCCGACAACAAACCGATCACTGTCACGACCGCGACCAGCTTCATGAAGCGTTCTATCAGCGTGTAAACCACGCCGCTGGCCAGGATCGCGGTGACGAACACCGCAATCGAGGCGTAGCCCCAAAACAGGCTTTGCCCGCGCTGCGTCCAACCGGTCGGCCAATGCGTCAGTTCCGCCATCGCTGTGCCGCCGGCGGAGGCAAAGGCGCCAAACCATAAAAACGACACCGTCATCAGCAACCACAGAAAAATGCCGAAGCCGCGATGCAAGCGAATAAAACCGTGGAAGATGCTTTCGCCAGTCAACATCGTGTAGCGACCGATTTCCAGGTTCAGGGGATATTGCAGTAAACAGGCCGGCACCAGCAACCACAAAAAAGTCAGACCGTATTTGGCGATCATGTACGGCCACCAGATTAACTCGCCGCTACCTTGCGCCAATGCCATCCACACCACACCAGGGCCAAGCGCAGCCCACCAGCCGGGAAATGTGGGGACACTGTGGCGAGGTAGAGATTGCAAGTCGGTATTGTTCATGGTTTTAAAAACGTAAGCCGCAATAGAAAAGCCGCCATTTGCGCAAATTTGCTCGGTTTTGGCAAATCCGCTTGATTCCAGTTTGTCAGATTACCGTTAAAGCCGTCATTCCGGCGGTTACGACGCGGCTTAGTAAGATTTGAGCACGCAGAGTTGATAACCTAGCGATTATTACTGGTGGGTTATCGAATTGGGACGGCAGTGCTTTTTCAACGTTTCTTGGAAATTTGTTTGGGTGAGACGCCGAAATATTTACTAAAAGCCAGGCTGAAGTTGCTGGCATGTCGGTAACCCACCAGCTCCGCTACTAGGCTGATAGGTTGCAGAGTTGACGCCAGTGCGCGATAAGCATGCTGCATTCTGATCTCGGTCACGATGCCATGCGGGGTGTTATTAAAGTAATGCTGGAACAGATTTTTTAACTTGAATGGGGTGATGCCCAGAGTTTTTGCCAGGTTTTCCAGTGAGGGCGGATCTTGGTAATGCAGTTCGAGGATCTCGCGGGCTTGCTCGGCCATGTGCCGGCTGGCTTGATCGAATCTGGAATAGCCGTATTTTTCAGGTTGGCAGAGTCCGCTAAGTTCGTTAGCCAGTATCGTCATGACCTGGCCGTTTAACGTTAGCGGTGCTAAAGGGGCGCTGAGGTCGCAGCCGAGCAATTGCCGGGCAGCAATTACGCTTTGATGCGAGGTTGGCCGGCTGCTCAACAACTGCAGCGCATTTTTCTGGAAAAAAAACGCCGATTCATCTTCGCCCAAATAGCGGTCCATCCAGCGCTTGCCGATTGAAAAACGTAGTTGCTTTATGGGTTTATGCGCTTGGTACTGGCGTTCGCCGCTACTGCTGTCGAAACTGGTGATCGTGGTATTGCCTTCGCTAAATGTCAGCTCATGCTTCTTGCTGTCGATGAAGCGGGTGTGGCCGGTTATTCCAAGAGTTACTACCAGGCGTGGTTCGCCGAAATCGATTTTGCTGGCGATAGCCAGATCGTGCAGTGGTTTATAAGTAGTTTCTATGTAGCTAAGTGAGGGATCGAGCTGGAAAATCAGCGATTTACCTTCGCCAAGCTGAGAGGGCAAGGACTGATGCCAGCAATGCTGTTGCGGAACACGCTGCATGGGCAACTCGTCGGTGTTCAGCCTTTTGTATCCCGCCTTTTTTGCGTCTGTCATGTCCTGAAGTTTCCTTGCCTAGAGGATTTGCCCGCCTCGGTTGGGCATACGACTTACTTTTACAATAATTTGTGACATAACACTAACTTTTATCATAAATCAGTTTGAAACGGTCTGCTTTACCGGGCGAATTGGATGCGTGTTTTTCCTATCTTGTTGTTTTATAGGTTTTATTAAATCGGTGGCATAAGGATTGATAGTTGGTTTTTGGGTTGCTTAACTACTTAAGCCTCAGATTGCGCGGAATCGCAATCAGCAGGAATAGTTAGGGGTAATTCGCCAATCACAAAATAACTATCAAGATCTTCGAGAGGACACGATGAAAAACGTTAAATATCTATTGCTCGCCGCCACGCTGGGGCTGTCTAGCCAAGTTCAAGCCGCGCCAGGTTGTAGCGCCGCTAATTTGAACGGCAGCTATGTTCTATATCAAAACAGCGTGGCTCTGGCTAATCTGCATACCGGACGTTGTGAAATTACTGTTCTGAACGGCGTAGTTGGCGGTTCCTGCGCGTTCACTACCACGCAAAGCGGGGTGATCACGCCAGGTTTCGCCGGCCCGGTCAGCGGCACCGCCACCATGAACACCGATTGCTCGGCCGTGGCGCAATTAGATTTTTCGCCTGCGCCGAATGTCACCGTGCAATCATTCTTTGATTTGCAATTTACCCCGGACAAACAATCGTTTATCGGGCAATGGACCAATAATTTCGGCTTACTGGGCACTTCCGCCGGTACCCGTTTCTCGCCGTTCCTTCCCTCCACACCAGCGCAATAAGGCCTGCTTATTATGATAACTAAATCTTTAAAGCTGGCCTTGGCGGTTACTACCGCTCTATTGGCGCCCGGCGCTAACGCGGCGGTTTACAATTTTGTGCAAACCGGTTTCGACGATGGGGCGACTATTTCCGGTAGTTTTACTGTTAATGACGTCAATAACTCCGGGCAGATTAACGTAGGAAGCGCCAATTTCGGTATGAATTTCAATGAAATCTCGGCGTTTTCTTTGTCGTTCTCGGGTAACTCTATCGTCGCAGCGTTTACTCACAACTTGGCCGATTTGTCGGCGATGGTCTACAACCTAGGCAGCCCGTATCTCGGCGACGAGATTTATGGTGCTCAACAGGAACTGATCGCTACGAATTACTTCGGTACCACCGGTTTTGATTATTACAGTGGTATGGGCTTTGGTGGTTTCGGCGGCGCGGTATTCGATAAAGCTGCCAATGCGACCTCTTACAGCTACGAATTGGTGTCGGTCACGCCGGCCGCCGTGCCGGTACCTGGTGCGGTCTGGTTGTTTGGATCGGTGCTGGCGGGGTTTGTCGGTATGAAGAAGCGTAAAGCTTGATTGTAAGTTGCGATAAGCCTGGATAGCAAAAACGCCCGCTAAGGGCGTTTTTTTAGTTATTGACCGGCTCTTGCCGAAGTGGGTCGCGATTAATTCGCAACTGTCAGGCGGGTTTTTGCAGCTTTTTCAAAATGCTTTTGCTGATTCGCTCCACAAAGTCTTCGGGATTTTCGTAGTCATGCTCCCGGATAAACTCCACGACCGATGTCACCAATTTTTTGGTGTCCGTG
This region includes:
- a CDS encoding type II toxin-antitoxin system RelE/ParE family toxin; protein product: MGIVQRTAQSEEDLIEIWLYIAQDNPPAADRVLDDMEHRFIMLADNPQKGR
- a CDS encoding type II toxin-antitoxin system ParD family antitoxin yields the protein MTNLEKTSIALTPEMAAIVRQCVESGVYASSSELIREALRDWKTNRSLQQSELQVLKSLWQAGIDSGSGKFTDMDAIKMEARKRLASSAK
- a CDS encoding Nramp family divalent metal transporter produces the protein MNNTDLQSLPRHSVPTFPGWWAALGPGVVWMALAQGSGELIWWPYMIAKYGLTFLWLLVPACLLQYPLNLEIGRYTMLTGESIFHGFIRLHRGFGIFLWLLMTVSFLWFGAFASAGGTAMAELTHWPTGWTQRGQSLFWGYASIAVFVTAILASGVVYTLIERFMKLVAVVTVIGLLSACLQSDVLKALPAFSLGLLGPVGEMPRPWESGDASKLLTAITFAGLGGFWILFYSYWLRDKGAGMAGLVGRITGLGGAEEAVLSDGFLPQDEAESAKNWSTWRRFLSADILVGIIGNLLTTLMTCLLAYALLFPKGLLPQEYELAVVQSQFFAVSWGEIGRLLFLVVAAAFLTDTWLATADAVSRIQADIVLTLFPKSRRLPARRWYYIFLGLLTVITSLTMQLDAPGPLILTSAIIGFGGTIMFPVALYLINHKMLPPHLPAWARPKGKPWLLGLSFVVYLLLAVLYLKASLKL
- a CDS encoding helix-turn-helix transcriptional regulator; the encoded protein is MTDAKKAGYKRLNTDELPMQRVPQQHCWHQSLPSQLGEGKSLIFQLDPSLSYIETTYKPLHDLAIASKIDFGEPRLVVTLGITGHTRFIDSKKHELTFSEGNTTITSFDSSSGERQYQAHKPIKQLRFSIGKRWMDRYLGEDESAFFFQKNALQLLSSRPTSHQSVIAARQLLGCDLSAPLAPLTLNGQVMTILANELSGLCQPEKYGYSRFDQASRHMAEQAREILELHYQDPPSLENLAKTLGITPFKLKNLFQHYFNNTPHGIVTEIRMQHAYRALASTLQPISLVAELVGYRHASNFSLAFSKYFGVSPKQISKKR
- a CDS encoding PEP-CTERM sorting domain-containing protein (PEP-CTERM proteins occur, often in large numbers, in the proteomes of bacteria that also encode an exosortase, a predicted intramembrane cysteine proteinase. The presence of a PEP-CTERM domain at a protein's C-terminus predicts cleavage within the sorting domain, followed by covalent anchoring to some some component of the (usually Gram-negative) cell surface. Many PEP-CTERM proteins exhibit an unusual sequence composition that includes large numbers of potential glycosylation sites. Expression of one such protein has been shown restore the ability of a bacterium to form floc, a type of biofilm.), whose translation is MITKSLKLALAVTTALLAPGANAAVYNFVQTGFDDGATISGSFTVNDVNNSGQINVGSANFGMNFNEISAFSLSFSGNSIVAAFTHNLADLSAMVYNLGSPYLGDEIYGAQQELIATNYFGTTGFDYYSGMGFGGFGGAVFDKAANATSYSYELVSVTPAAVPVPGAVWLFGSVLAGFVGMKKRKA
- a CDS encoding DUF1289 domain-containing protein is translated as MKYQPCIDQCTSEGTHCEGCGRSHQEITDTKKLVTSVVEFIREHDYENPEDFVERISKSILKKLQKPA